The genome window CTGTGAAAGGAACGTAGGTTTTCCAAGCTGTATCGAAACTTCAATGATTCACGAATGAAATCATTGACGACCAAGGTTAAGGGATCATCGAATGATTTTGAATGTGGCATATTGTTTTTCTGCAGGACCCCATGTGGGAACCACTTTTTCTACAGCCGCCCAATCAGAGCCCCGTCCACACCATAGGAGCATGGACTCGAGAACAGTCCTCTCCCCTTCAAAGAGGGCTTCCACGGTACCATCGGAACGATTTCTTACCCAACCGATAAGTCCATGTCGTCGTGCCTCATTTTGAGCGGCGAAGCG of Candidatus Hydrogenedentota bacterium contains these proteins:
- a CDS encoding acylphosphatase — its product is MTESLHVVISGRVQGVGFRFAAQNEARRHGLIGWVRNRSDGTVEALFEGERTVLESMLLWCGRGSDWAAVEKVVPTWGPAEKQYATFKIIR